In Triticum aestivum cultivar Chinese Spring chromosome 5B, IWGSC CS RefSeq v2.1, whole genome shotgun sequence, the following proteins share a genomic window:
- the LOC123112202 gene encoding GDSL esterase/lipase At5g33370-like, translated as MAALGVLLVMVAAMVAAAAAAATPSAPRPFFVFGDSLVDSGNNNYLATTARADSPPYGLDYPTHRATGRFSNGLNVPDIISEHLGAEPVLPYLSPHLDGHKLLGGANFASAGVGILNDTGIQFVNIIRIQKQLRYFEQYQSRVQRLIGGPATQRLVWSALVLITLGGNDFVNNYYLLPFSARSRQFALPDYVRYLIAEYKTILQQLHGLGARRVLVTGSGPIGCAPAELATRSANGECDLELQRAAALYNPQLVQMTKDLNAQFGADVFVAVNAYRMHMDFISAPAAYGFVTSKVACCGQGPYNGVGLCTAMSSVCPDRSLYAFWDNFHPTERANRIIVSQFMAGSPDYMHPLNLSTILAMDAAAMP; from the exons ATGGCTGCGCTTGGCGTCCTCCTCGTGATGGTAGCAGCCATggtagcagcggcagcggcagcagcaacgcCGAGCGCTCCTCGCCCCTTCTTTGTGTTCGGCGACTCCCTGGTGGACAGCGGCAACAACAACTACCTGGCCACCACGGCGCGCGCCGACTCGCCGCCCTACGGCCTCGACTACCCGACCCACCGCGCCACCGGCCGCTTCTCCAACGGCCTCAACGTCCCCGACATCATCAGCGAGCACCTCGGGGCCGAGCCCGTGCTGCCCTACCTCAGCCCCCACCTCGACGGCCACAAGCTGCTCGGCGGCGCCAACTTTGCGTCCGCCGGCGTCGGCATCCTCAACGACACCGGCATCCAGTTT GTGAACATCATCCGTATACAGAAGCAGCTGCGCTACTTCGAGCAGTACCAGAGCAGGGTGCAGCGGCTGATCGGCGGGCCGGCGACGCAGCGGCTGGTGTGGAGCGCGCTGGTGCTCATCACGCTCGGCGGCAACGACTTCGTCAACAACTACTACCTGCTGCCCTTCTCCGCCAGGTCCCGCCAGTTCGCGCTCCCGGACTACGTCCGCTACCTCATCGCCGAGTACAAGACCATCCTCCAGCAGCTCCACGGCCTCGGCGCCCGCCGCGTCCTCGTCACCGGCTCGGGCCCCATCGGCTGCGCGCCGGCGGAGCTCGCCACGCGTAGCGCCAACGGCGAGTGCGACCTGGAGCTGCAGCGCGCCGCCGCGCTCTACAACCCGCAGCTGGTGCAGATGACCAAGGACCTCAACGCTCAGTTCGGCGCCGACGTGTTCGTCGCCGTCAACGCCTACCGGATGCACATGGACTTCATCTCCGCCCCGGCGGCGTACGGCTTCGTCACGTCCAAGGTGGCGTGCTGCGGCCAGGGCCCGTACAACGGCGTGGGGCTGTGCACCGCCATGTCCAGCGTCTGCCCGGACCGCTCCCTCTACGCCTTCTGGGACAACTTCCACCCCACCGAGAGGGCCAACCGCATCATCGTCAGCCAGTTCATGGCCGGCTCCCCGGACTACATGCACCCACTCAACCTCTCCACCATCCTCGCCATGGACGCCGCCGCAATGCCATAA
- the LOC123116279 gene encoding ethylene-responsive transcription factor ERF109 — protein MAMATANQDGAATFHDHRGGTAATELHGRTISSEQEHGIIVAALRHVVSGYTTAPPEVVVAVACGRCGIDGCLGCDFFGATEPEAVAVAVPVGGVQRKRRRKKNVYRGVRQRPWGKWAAEIRDPRRAVRKWLGTFDTAEDAARAYDLAALEFRGPRARLNFPCSDEPLPGHGSDNGGGGTGAAPQNETLTTPSPCSTDAGQRTPGEWQLGADGAGDQVWEGLQDLMTIDGQDPWFAPFSSPA, from the coding sequence atggccatggccactGCGAACCAGGACGGCGCCGCGACGTTCCACGACCATCGCGGAGGTACAGCAGCGACGGAGCTCCACGGCCGGACGATCTCCTCCGAGCAGGAGCACGGCATCATCGTCGCCGCGCTGCGGCACGTCGTGTCCGGGTACACCACGGCGCCGCCGGAGGTCGTCGTCGCCGTGGCGTGCGGGCGGTGCGGCATCGACGGCTGCCTCGGGTGCGACTTCTTCGGGGCCACCGAGccggaggcggtggcggtggccgtACCCGTGGGAGGGGTGCAGAGGAAGCGGCGGAGGAAGAAGAACGTCTATCGCGGCGTGCGGCAGCGGCCGTGGGGCAAGTGGGCGGCGGAGATCCGCGACCCGCGCCGCGCGGTGCGCAAGTGGCTCGGGACCTTCGACACCGCCGAGGATGCCGCGCGGGCGTACGACCTCGCCGCGCTCGAGTTCCGCGGCCCACGAGCCAGGCTCAACTTCCCGTGCTCCGACGAGCCTCTGCCTGGACACGGGAGCGACAATGGTGGCGGTGGCACTGGCGCGGCGCCGCAGAACGAGACTCTGACGACGCCGTCGCCGTGCAGCACGGACGCTGGCCAGAGGACGCCGGGAGAATGGCAGCTGGGTGCGGACGGAGCCGGCGACCAGGTGTGGGAAGGCTTGCAGGATCTCATGACGATAGATGGACAGGACCCATGGTTCGCGCCATTTTCGAGTCCAGCATAA